A single window of Oncorhynchus keta strain PuntledgeMale-10-30-2019 chromosome 34, Oket_V2, whole genome shotgun sequence DNA harbors:
- the LOC118376672 gene encoding zinc finger protein 654-like isoform X1, whose product MAEGESDLETDRLELELETLYIYSNDNCSVQSKEYCSEFCKLVEVHTGRWQVPLPQLKVLRTALTCFTRATVTYPDDCQHVNYALSSLALSFFELMLFFGKEEFLEAPLRDILASFQACHRRLLRHRNVYLLQVRQIIKDGGPWERPALQSILKDTALTQTEVEKYLSSEKPMFFELRVRYLQACERVQEAMALAKCCLEHPDVWRHLFFHQAYLTCLCKASLHQHLHEEMAEIDGRDAVEIICNAESQEKDELLLSLCKAFLSQRLHNGDMYYIWDLVFLWSRLYLRAHPSKQGFLSECRQLMLSAINASAIFPFIKVITAEMGSEGVPLCVELCATALQTDLQSDPVTRCLLCKTIAFLLPRDLEVCRLCALLVFCLERSMEAYKTMYLLYTYPDEEPHPQHTHVRTNIRFYILQVLKEGLFFDPEFWNLLTLRTHCLELMTDKATKDALNELKEEEELEQVEEEWIPSYWMEEETCRIHTDASHLHPHTNTALESSDTVGQEPEEVLNGDAPESQTEDFPVRRRRRKRRWRRRKCRSDIEYADDPDIKYSLIHNLSSESSTKLPANRQREYLARHVKNKILKRRSRKPRWLLLEMTRQTENISPGVMREKRREGMRGEDKRQGGEGKERGHEKENKREMRQGRESKRPYRRTISGMELSFPENEVPVDREVVESHLEPSVRIKQQHNVSEKYVNMGLPNGVYGERPFKYKPESDVDTSAVETSAVETSAVETSAVETSEVETSAVETSAVETSEVETSAVETSAVETSAVETSAVETSAVETSAVETSAVETSAVETSAVETSAVETSAVETSAVETLKVEPLEVEPSEVDPSDAKPLDSKRSVVEPSDIEPLEVEPLEVEPSDVKVLEGPSEQTDPELDGPALEMEECPLKLFHIYAKLSKGTAAKELLSRESEFTVTEAGPDSNTQGEQTKPGKAPVRSKHLRFHCSHCQKLFKGGNVVRHTLAHLKLRKTRLSCVFCGKHFQRYNRAREHVLEHIEELRTSTANIKVKPTVNGETYPSKNINQASENEAKPVENVTEPSTSTDQPPKPKRVKAKPVVSKQSRIIQNLRNLIRKTQNQKCKMDMDNLKSVEVTDEQVTVKDKVVIVREVVPGKETEGGEDKESEGGEEERKQKQYHLCPSEGCDSIFMKIGPSLLRHAVTYHMEDAAVLDKTFQWGKGKCQICQRLLLVIEHYRDHMKLHDAPLKHACLHTNCDQRFKTAQELKDHIDTHRPLQAPCGYSGCREIFFTLPSLHDHEWRHYTQPQSKDELEQGATTELSPEGEAPWKQRVKSQDVTVHGWRGQRETPTPKSRRSDPHEKCLHCNRYLWNHQHFLEHMKIHDAPLKQVCLHLNCGQRFYRTHLLWEHMDTHLPLQAPCGYSGCGLIFSRLPSLHDHEWRHYIQGQPNDEPTEEQSASKEEGQTPESDTNGNDYDGPMETPGTVHGAVTTPPNHCTLKLINGHDEKDKKDKAPETAVPATTTTSPTPPSQTTTSTHPHPRILQNITEPMTMRDVDNIVSLAQVVPGGEEPVIAEHKTFKQEDPSYLPLAKAPLIRPPPSTYLTEAALSMRKRRKPSEVTSCGPGKKSKAAVKRSVVGKKEMVAEKEAPQRQRCSKCFSSFTSTEELEKHLSQNTCSSLFSFDSDDDSE is encoded by the exons ATGGCGGAGGGGGAAAGTGATTTGGAAACAGACAGGCTAGAATTGGAACTGGAGACTTTATACATATACTCTAACGACAACTGTTCAGTACAAAGCAAAGAATATTGCTCCGAGTTTTGTAAG CTGGTAGAGGTGCACACAGGGAGATGGCAGGTGCCGCTGCCCCAGCTGAAGGTGCTGCGGACGGCTCTGACCTGCTTCACCAGAGCCACTGTTACCTACCCCGATGACTGTCAGCACGTCAATTATGCTCTCAGCAGCTTGGCTTT GAGCTTCTTTGAGCTGATGTTGTTCTTCGGGAAAGAGGAGTTCCTAGAGGCCCCTCTGAGGGACATATTAGCTTCTTTTCAG GCCTGTCATCGCCGCCTGCTGAGACACAGGAACGTGTACCTGCTGCAGGTGAGGCAGATCATCAAAGATGGCGGTCCCTGGGAGAGACCCGCTCTGCAATCCATCCTGAAAGACACAGCCCTCACACAGACAGAAG TGGAGAAGTATTTGAGCTCAGAGAAGCCAATGTTCTTTGAGCTGCGTGTGCGGTACCTGCAGGCCTGTGAGCGCGTGCAGGAGGCCATGGCCCTGGCTAAGTGCTGCCTGGAACACCCAGATGTGTGGAGGCACCTGTTCTTCCACCAGGCCTACCTCACATGCCTGTGCAAGGCTTCATTACATCAACACCTGCACGAGGAG ATGGCTGAGATAGATGGCAGAGATGCAGTAGAGATCATCTGTAATGCAGAGAGCCAGGAGAAAGATGAGCTGCTGCTGTCTCTGTGCAAAGCCTTCCTCAGCCAACGGCTACACAACGGAGACATGTACTACATCTG GGATCTGGTGTTCTTGTGGAGCAGACTGTACCTCAGGGCCCATCCCTCTAAGCAGGGATTCCTGTCTGAGTGTCGCCAGCTGATGCTCTCCGCCATCAACGCCAGCGCCATCTTCCCCTTCATCAAAGTCATCACAGCAGAG ATGGGTAGTGAGGGAGTGCCATTGTGTGTGGAGCTTTGTGCTACAGCGTTACAGACAGACCTCCAGTCTGACCCTGTAACACGCTGTCTATTGTGTAAGACCATCGCCTTCCTGCTCCCCAGGGACCTGGAGGTATGTCGCCTCTGTGCCCTGCTAGTGTTCTGTCTGGAACGTAGCATGGAGGCCTACAAGACCATGTATCTGCTCTACACATACCCCGATGAGGAGCCACACCCCCAGCACACCCATGTCAGAACCAACATCCGCTTCTATATCCTACAG GTGCTGAAGGAAGGTCTGTTCTTTGACCCAGAGTTCTGGAATCTGCTGACCCTGAGAACCCACTGTCTGGAGCTGATGACTGACAAGGCCACGAAGGATGCTCTAAATGAgctgaaggaggaagaggagttggagcaggtggaggaggagtggataCCAAGCTactggatggaggaggagacatGCAGAATACACACAGATGCCTCCCACCTCCACCCACATACTAACACAGCACTAGAGAGCTCTGACACTGTAGGTCAGGAACCTGAAGAGGTATTGAATGGGGATGCTCCTGAGTCACAGACAGAGGACTtccctgtgaggaggaggaggaggaagaggaggtggaggagaagaaagTGTAGGTCAGATATTGAGTATGCTGACGACCCAGACATTAAGTACTCCCTCATTCACAATCTCAGTTCTGAAAGCTCCACCAAGCTACCGGCCAATCGGCAGAGAGAATACCTGGCCAGACATGTGAAGAACAAGATCCTGAAGAGACGCAGCAGGAAACCAAGATGGCTGCTCCTGGAGATGACCAGACAGACGGAGAACATATCCCCAGGAGTAATGAGGGAGAAGCGacgggagggaatgagaggagaggataagagacagggaggggaggggaaggagagggggcatGAAAAGGAAAataagagagagatgaggcaggGAAGGGAGAGTAAGAGACCTTACCGTCGGACTATATCTGGCATGGAGCTGTCCTTCCCTGAAAATGAAGTGCCTGTTGACCGGGAAGTGGTAGAGAGTCATCTAGAACCCAGTGTTCGTATTAAACAACAGCACAATGTGTCTGAGAAATATGTTAACATGGGACTGCCTAATGGTGTATATGGTGAGAGACCGTTTAAGTATAAACCAGAGTCAGACGTGGATACTTCTGCGGTGGAGACTTCTGCGGTGGAGACTTCTGCGGTGGAGACTTCGGCGGTGGAGACTTCGGAGGTGGAGACTTCGGCGGTGGAGACTTCGGCGGTGGAGACTTCGGAGGTGGAGACGTCGGCGGTGGAGACGTCGGCGGTGGAGACTTCGGCGGTGGAGACTTCTGCGGTGGAGACTTCTGCGGTGGAGACTTCTGCGGTGGAGACTTCGGCGGTGGAGACTTCGGCGGTGGAGACGTCGGCGGTGGAGACTTCGGCGGTGGAGACTTCGGCGGTGGAGACTTCtgcggtggagactttaaaagtGGAACCTTTAGAAGTGGAGCCTTCAGAGGTAGACCCTTCAGATGCAAAGCCTTTAGACTCCAAACGTTCAGTAGTAGAGCCTTCTGACATAGAGCCTTTAGAAGTAGAGCCTTTAGAAGTAGAGCCTTCAGACGTGAAGGTTTTAGAAGGTCCCAGTGAGCAGACTGACCCAGAGTTGGATGGTCCAGCCTTGGAGATGGAGGAGTGTCCACTGAAACTGTTCCACATCTACGCCAAACTTTCCAAAGGGACAGCTGCTAAAGAATTACTTTCTAGAGAAAGTGAATTCACAGTGACAGAGGCGGGACCAGACTCAAACACTCAG GGTGAACAGACCAAGCCAGGCAAGGCTCCAGTACGCTCCAAACACCTGCGCTTCCACTGCAGCCACTGCCAGAAACTCTTCAAGGGAGGCAACGTGGTGAGACACACCCTGGCCCACCTGAAGCTGAGAAAGACCCGGCTGAGCTGTGTCTTTTGCGGCAAACACTTCCAAAGGTACAACCGCGCCAGGGAACACGTTCTAGAGCACATAGAGGAACTGAGAACTTCCACAGCCAACATTAAGGTCAAACCCACTGTCAATGGGGAGACATATCCCTCAAAGAATATTAATCAAGCTTCAGAGAACGAAGCGAAACCTGTTGAGAACGTGACTGAGCCCTCGACTTCGACGGACCAGCCTCCTAAACCCAAACGTGTTAAAGCCAAGCCGGTGGTGAGCAAGCAGAGTAGAATCATCCAGAACCTGAGAAACCTGATCAGAAAGACCCAGAACCAGAAGTGTAAAATGGACATGGACAACCTGAAGTCTGTGGAAGTGACTGATGAACAGGTGACTGTGAAAGACAAAGTGGTGATCGTGAGAGAGGTGGTGCctgggaaggagacagagggaggagaggacaaggagagcgagggaggagaggaggagaggaagcagaAGCAGTACCACCTGTGTCCTTCAGAGGGCTGTGACAGCATCTTTATGAAGATCGGCCCATCGCTGCTGAGACACGCTGTCACCTACCACATGGAGGACGCAGCCGTTCTGGACAAGACCTTCCAGTGGGGGAAGGGGAAGTGCCAGATCTGCCAGAG GCTCTTGTTGGTGATTGAGCACTACAGAGACCACATGAAGCTCCACGATGCTCCTCTAAAACATGCATGTCTCCACACGAACTGTGACCAACGCTTCAAGACTGCCCAGGAGCTCAAAGACCACATAGACACTCACCGCCCTCTCCAGGCCCCCTGTGGGTACTCCGGCTGTAGGGAGATCTTctttaccctcccctctctccacgaCCACGAGTGGAGGCACTATACCCAGCCCCAGTCTAAAGACGAGCTGGAGCAGGGCGCTACCACAGAACTGAGCCCTGAGGGCGAGGCCCCCTGGAAACAGAGGGTGAAGAGCCAGGATGTGACAGTGCACgggtggagggggcagagggaaaCGCCTACTCCCAAAAGCAGGCGCTCTGATCCTCATGAGAAGTGCCTTCACTGTAACAG GTACCTGTGGAACCACCAGCACTTCCTAGAACACATGAAGATCCATGATGCTCCTCTGAAACAGGTGTGTCTCCACCTGAACTGTGGCCAGCGCTTCTACAGAACCCACTTACTCTGGGAGCACATGGATACGCACCTGCCTCTCCAGGCCCCCTGTGGGTACTCCGGCTGTGGGCTGATCTtctcccgtctcccctctctccacgaCCATGAGTGGAGGCATTACATCCAGGGCCAGCCTAATGACGAGCCGACAGAGGAGCAGAGCGCATCCAAAGAGGAGGGGCAGACTCCGGAGTCAGACACCAACGGTAACGACTATGACGGCCCAATGGAGACTCCAGGCACTGTTCATGGTGCTGTCACCACACCTCCTAATCATTGCACACTGAAACTCATCAACGGCCATGATGAAAAGGATAAGAAAGACAAAGCCCCCGAGACAGCCGTCCCTGCCACCACTACCACCTCTCCCACACCCCCATCCCAAACCACCACATCCACACACCCCCATCCCAGAATCCTCCAAAACATCACTGAGCCAATGACCATGAGGGACGTAGACAATATCGTCAGTTTGGCTCAGGTGGTGCCTGGCGGAGAGGAACCGGTTATCGCGGAACACAAGACCTTCAAACAAGAGGATCCTTCCTACCTACCACTGGCCAAAGCTCCCCTCATCCGCCCGCCCCCCTCTACATACCTGACCGAGGCAGCCCTCAGCATGCGCAAGCGCAGGAAGCCCAGTGAGGTCACTTCCTGCGGGCCTGGCAAAAAGAGTAAGGCTGCGGTAAAGAGGAGTGTGGTGGGGAAGAAGGAGATGGTGGCTGAGAAGGAGGCCCCTCAAAGACAGCGCTGCTCCAAGTGTTTCTCCTCCTTCACTAGCACAGAGGAACTGGAGAAACATCTCTCCCAAAATACCTGCTCCTCCCTCTTCAGCTTCGACTCCGATGACGACAGTGAGTAG
- the LOC118376672 gene encoding zinc finger protein 654-like isoform X2, producing MAEGESDLETDRLELELETLYIYSNDNCSVQSKEYCSEFCKLVEVHTGRWQVPLPQLKVLRTALTCFTRATVTYPDDCQHVNYALSSLALSFFELMLFFGKEEFLEAPLRDILASFQACHRRLLRHRNVYLLQVRQIIKDGGPWERPALQSILKDTALTQTEVEKYLSSEKPMFFELRVRYLQACERVQEAMALAKCCLEHPDVWRHLFFHQAYLTCLCKASLHQHLHEEMAEIDGRDAVEIICNAESQEKDELLLSLCKAFLSQRLHNGDMYYIWDLVFLWSRLYLRAHPSKQGFLSECRQLMLSAINASAIFPFIKVITAEMGSEGVPLCVELCATALQTDLQSDPVTRCLLCKTIAFLLPRDLEVCRLCALLVFCLERSMEAYKTMYLLYTYPDEEPHPQHTHVRTNIRFYILQVLKEGLFFDPEFWNLLTLRTHCLELMTDKATKDALNELKEEEELEQVEEEWIPSYWMEEETCRIHTDASHLHPHTNTALESSDTVGQEPEEVLNGDAPESQTEDFPVRRRRRKRRWRRRKCRSDIEYADDPDIKYSLIHNLSSESSTKLPANRQREYLARHVKNKILKRRSRKPRWLLLEMTRQTENISPGVMREKRREGMRGEDKRQGGEGKERGHEKENKREMRQGRESKRPYRRTISGMELSFPENEVPVDREVVESHLEPSVRIKQQHNVSEKYVNMGLPNGVYGERPFKYKPESDVDTSAVETSAVETSAVETSAVETSEVETSAVETSAVETSEVETSAVETSAVETSAVETSAVETSAVETSAVETSAVETSAVETSAVETSAVETSAVETSAVETLKVEPLEVEPSEVDPSDAKPLDSKRSVVEPSDIEPLEVEPLEVEPSDVKVLEGPSEQTDPELDGPALEMEECPLKLFHIYAKLSKGTAAKELLSRESEFTVTEAGPDSNTQGEQTKPGKAPVRSKHLRFHCSHCQKLFKGGNVVRHTLAHLKLRKTRLSCVFCGKHFQRYNRAREHVLEHIEELRTSTANIKVKPTVNGETYPSKNINQASENEAKPVENVTEPSTSTDQPPKPKRVKAKPVVSKQSRIIQNLRNLIRKTQNQKCKMDMDNLKSVEVTDEQVTVKDKVVIVREVVPGKETEGGEDKESEGGEEERKQKQYHLCPSEGCDSIFMKIGPSLLRHAVTYHMEDAAVLDKTFQWGKGKCQICQRLLLVIEHYRDHMKLHDAPLKHACLHTNCDQRFKTAQELKDHIDTHRPLQAPCGYSGCREIFFTLPSLHDHEWRHYTQPQSKDELEQGATTELSPEGEAPWKQRVKSQDVTVHGWRGQRETPTPKSRRSDPHEKCLHCNRYLWNHQHFLEHMKIHDAPLKQVCLHLNCGQRFYRTHLLWEHMDTHLPLQAPCGYSGCGLIFSRLPSLHDHEWRHYIQGQPNDEPTEEQSASKEEGQTPESDTNGNDYDGPMETPGTVHGAVTTPPNHCTLKLINGHDEKDKKDKAPETAVPATTTTSPTPPSQTTTSTHPHPRILQNITEPMTMRDVDNIVSLAQVVPGGEEPVIAEHKTFKQEDPSYLPLAKAPLIRPPPSTYLTEAALSMRKRRKPSEVTSCGPGKKSKAAVKRSVVGKKEMVAEKEAPQRQRCSKCFSSFTSTEELEKHLSQNTCSSLFSFDSDDDS from the exons ATGGCGGAGGGGGAAAGTGATTTGGAAACAGACAGGCTAGAATTGGAACTGGAGACTTTATACATATACTCTAACGACAACTGTTCAGTACAAAGCAAAGAATATTGCTCCGAGTTTTGTAAG CTGGTAGAGGTGCACACAGGGAGATGGCAGGTGCCGCTGCCCCAGCTGAAGGTGCTGCGGACGGCTCTGACCTGCTTCACCAGAGCCACTGTTACCTACCCCGATGACTGTCAGCACGTCAATTATGCTCTCAGCAGCTTGGCTTT GAGCTTCTTTGAGCTGATGTTGTTCTTCGGGAAAGAGGAGTTCCTAGAGGCCCCTCTGAGGGACATATTAGCTTCTTTTCAG GCCTGTCATCGCCGCCTGCTGAGACACAGGAACGTGTACCTGCTGCAGGTGAGGCAGATCATCAAAGATGGCGGTCCCTGGGAGAGACCCGCTCTGCAATCCATCCTGAAAGACACAGCCCTCACACAGACAGAAG TGGAGAAGTATTTGAGCTCAGAGAAGCCAATGTTCTTTGAGCTGCGTGTGCGGTACCTGCAGGCCTGTGAGCGCGTGCAGGAGGCCATGGCCCTGGCTAAGTGCTGCCTGGAACACCCAGATGTGTGGAGGCACCTGTTCTTCCACCAGGCCTACCTCACATGCCTGTGCAAGGCTTCATTACATCAACACCTGCACGAGGAG ATGGCTGAGATAGATGGCAGAGATGCAGTAGAGATCATCTGTAATGCAGAGAGCCAGGAGAAAGATGAGCTGCTGCTGTCTCTGTGCAAAGCCTTCCTCAGCCAACGGCTACACAACGGAGACATGTACTACATCTG GGATCTGGTGTTCTTGTGGAGCAGACTGTACCTCAGGGCCCATCCCTCTAAGCAGGGATTCCTGTCTGAGTGTCGCCAGCTGATGCTCTCCGCCATCAACGCCAGCGCCATCTTCCCCTTCATCAAAGTCATCACAGCAGAG ATGGGTAGTGAGGGAGTGCCATTGTGTGTGGAGCTTTGTGCTACAGCGTTACAGACAGACCTCCAGTCTGACCCTGTAACACGCTGTCTATTGTGTAAGACCATCGCCTTCCTGCTCCCCAGGGACCTGGAGGTATGTCGCCTCTGTGCCCTGCTAGTGTTCTGTCTGGAACGTAGCATGGAGGCCTACAAGACCATGTATCTGCTCTACACATACCCCGATGAGGAGCCACACCCCCAGCACACCCATGTCAGAACCAACATCCGCTTCTATATCCTACAG GTGCTGAAGGAAGGTCTGTTCTTTGACCCAGAGTTCTGGAATCTGCTGACCCTGAGAACCCACTGTCTGGAGCTGATGACTGACAAGGCCACGAAGGATGCTCTAAATGAgctgaaggaggaagaggagttggagcaggtggaggaggagtggataCCAAGCTactggatggaggaggagacatGCAGAATACACACAGATGCCTCCCACCTCCACCCACATACTAACACAGCACTAGAGAGCTCTGACACTGTAGGTCAGGAACCTGAAGAGGTATTGAATGGGGATGCTCCTGAGTCACAGACAGAGGACTtccctgtgaggaggaggaggaggaagaggaggtggaggagaagaaagTGTAGGTCAGATATTGAGTATGCTGACGACCCAGACATTAAGTACTCCCTCATTCACAATCTCAGTTCTGAAAGCTCCACCAAGCTACCGGCCAATCGGCAGAGAGAATACCTGGCCAGACATGTGAAGAACAAGATCCTGAAGAGACGCAGCAGGAAACCAAGATGGCTGCTCCTGGAGATGACCAGACAGACGGAGAACATATCCCCAGGAGTAATGAGGGAGAAGCGacgggagggaatgagaggagaggataagagacagggaggggaggggaaggagagggggcatGAAAAGGAAAataagagagagatgaggcaggGAAGGGAGAGTAAGAGACCTTACCGTCGGACTATATCTGGCATGGAGCTGTCCTTCCCTGAAAATGAAGTGCCTGTTGACCGGGAAGTGGTAGAGAGTCATCTAGAACCCAGTGTTCGTATTAAACAACAGCACAATGTGTCTGAGAAATATGTTAACATGGGACTGCCTAATGGTGTATATGGTGAGAGACCGTTTAAGTATAAACCAGAGTCAGACGTGGATACTTCTGCGGTGGAGACTTCTGCGGTGGAGACTTCTGCGGTGGAGACTTCGGCGGTGGAGACTTCGGAGGTGGAGACTTCGGCGGTGGAGACTTCGGCGGTGGAGACTTCGGAGGTGGAGACGTCGGCGGTGGAGACGTCGGCGGTGGAGACTTCGGCGGTGGAGACTTCTGCGGTGGAGACTTCTGCGGTGGAGACTTCTGCGGTGGAGACTTCGGCGGTGGAGACTTCGGCGGTGGAGACGTCGGCGGTGGAGACTTCGGCGGTGGAGACTTCGGCGGTGGAGACTTCtgcggtggagactttaaaagtGGAACCTTTAGAAGTGGAGCCTTCAGAGGTAGACCCTTCAGATGCAAAGCCTTTAGACTCCAAACGTTCAGTAGTAGAGCCTTCTGACATAGAGCCTTTAGAAGTAGAGCCTTTAGAAGTAGAGCCTTCAGACGTGAAGGTTTTAGAAGGTCCCAGTGAGCAGACTGACCCAGAGTTGGATGGTCCAGCCTTGGAGATGGAGGAGTGTCCACTGAAACTGTTCCACATCTACGCCAAACTTTCCAAAGGGACAGCTGCTAAAGAATTACTTTCTAGAGAAAGTGAATTCACAGTGACAGAGGCGGGACCAGACTCAAACACTCAG GGTGAACAGACCAAGCCAGGCAAGGCTCCAGTACGCTCCAAACACCTGCGCTTCCACTGCAGCCACTGCCAGAAACTCTTCAAGGGAGGCAACGTGGTGAGACACACCCTGGCCCACCTGAAGCTGAGAAAGACCCGGCTGAGCTGTGTCTTTTGCGGCAAACACTTCCAAAGGTACAACCGCGCCAGGGAACACGTTCTAGAGCACATAGAGGAACTGAGAACTTCCACAGCCAACATTAAGGTCAAACCCACTGTCAATGGGGAGACATATCCCTCAAAGAATATTAATCAAGCTTCAGAGAACGAAGCGAAACCTGTTGAGAACGTGACTGAGCCCTCGACTTCGACGGACCAGCCTCCTAAACCCAAACGTGTTAAAGCCAAGCCGGTGGTGAGCAAGCAGAGTAGAATCATCCAGAACCTGAGAAACCTGATCAGAAAGACCCAGAACCAGAAGTGTAAAATGGACATGGACAACCTGAAGTCTGTGGAAGTGACTGATGAACAGGTGACTGTGAAAGACAAAGTGGTGATCGTGAGAGAGGTGGTGCctgggaaggagacagagggaggagaggacaaggagagcgagggaggagaggaggagaggaagcagaAGCAGTACCACCTGTGTCCTTCAGAGGGCTGTGACAGCATCTTTATGAAGATCGGCCCATCGCTGCTGAGACACGCTGTCACCTACCACATGGAGGACGCAGCCGTTCTGGACAAGACCTTCCAGTGGGGGAAGGGGAAGTGCCAGATCTGCCAGAG GCTCTTGTTGGTGATTGAGCACTACAGAGACCACATGAAGCTCCACGATGCTCCTCTAAAACATGCATGTCTCCACACGAACTGTGACCAACGCTTCAAGACTGCCCAGGAGCTCAAAGACCACATAGACACTCACCGCCCTCTCCAGGCCCCCTGTGGGTACTCCGGCTGTAGGGAGATCTTctttaccctcccctctctccacgaCCACGAGTGGAGGCACTATACCCAGCCCCAGTCTAAAGACGAGCTGGAGCAGGGCGCTACCACAGAACTGAGCCCTGAGGGCGAGGCCCCCTGGAAACAGAGGGTGAAGAGCCAGGATGTGACAGTGCACgggtggagggggcagagggaaaCGCCTACTCCCAAAAGCAGGCGCTCTGATCCTCATGAGAAGTGCCTTCACTGTAACAG GTACCTGTGGAACCACCAGCACTTCCTAGAACACATGAAGATCCATGATGCTCCTCTGAAACAGGTGTGTCTCCACCTGAACTGTGGCCAGCGCTTCTACAGAACCCACTTACTCTGGGAGCACATGGATACGCACCTGCCTCTCCAGGCCCCCTGTGGGTACTCCGGCTGTGGGCTGATCTtctcccgtctcccctctctccacgaCCATGAGTGGAGGCATTACATCCAGGGCCAGCCTAATGACGAGCCGACAGAGGAGCAGAGCGCATCCAAAGAGGAGGGGCAGACTCCGGAGTCAGACACCAACGGTAACGACTATGACGGCCCAATGGAGACTCCAGGCACTGTTCATGGTGCTGTCACCACACCTCCTAATCATTGCACACTGAAACTCATCAACGGCCATGATGAAAAGGATAAGAAAGACAAAGCCCCCGAGACAGCCGTCCCTGCCACCACTACCACCTCTCCCACACCCCCATCCCAAACCACCACATCCACACACCCCCATCCCAGAATCCTCCAAAACATCACTGAGCCAATGACCATGAGGGACGTAGACAATATCGTCAGTTTGGCTCAGGTGGTGCCTGGCGGAGAGGAACCGGTTATCGCGGAACACAAGACCTTCAAACAAGAGGATCCTTCCTACCTACCACTGGCCAAAGCTCCCCTCATCCGCCCGCCCCCCTCTACATACCTGACCGAGGCAGCCCTCAGCATGCGCAAGCGCAGGAAGCCCAGTGAGGTCACTTCCTGCGGGCCTGGCAAAAAGAGTAAGGCTGCGGTAAAGAGGAGTGTGGTGGGGAAGAAGGAGATGGTGGCTGAGAAGGAGGCCCCTCAAAGACAGCGCTGCTCCAAGTGTTTCTCCTCCTTCACTAGCACAGAGGAACTGGAGAAACATCTCTCCCAAAATACCTGCTCCTCCCTCTTCAGCTTCGACTCCGATGACGACA gttag